One window of Novosphingobium sp. 9U genomic DNA carries:
- the nusB gene encoding transcription antitermination factor NusB produces MTAKPRERSAARLAAVQALYQHEMENTPQAQLLDEFHRHRLGAQIDEDQYAEAEVTFFDDVVKGVLARRDEIDDLLASKLAQGWSLTRLDRTMLQILRAGAWELMARADVPTGSAISEYLDVAHAFFDAREAKFVNGVLDAVGKQVR; encoded by the coding sequence ATGACCGCCAAACCGAGAGAGCGCTCGGCCGCGCGGCTTGCTGCCGTGCAGGCCCTCTATCAGCATGAGATGGAGAACACGCCGCAGGCGCAGCTCCTTGATGAGTTCCACCGCCACCGCCTCGGGGCGCAAATCGACGAGGACCAGTACGCCGAGGCCGAGGTCACATTCTTCGACGATGTGGTCAAAGGCGTGCTCGCACGTCGTGACGAGATCGATGATCTGCTGGCGAGCAAGTTGGCACAGGGCTGGTCTCTTACCCGACTCGACCGGACGATGCTGCAGATCCTGCGCGCGGGCGCCTGGGAACTGATGGCGCGTGCGGACGTGCCGACCGGCAGTGCCATCAGCGAATACCTCGATGTCGCACATGCCTTCTTCGATGCGCGCGAAGCCAAGTTCGTCAACGGTGTGCTCGACGCGGTGGGCAAGCAGGTTCGCTGA
- the hisD gene encoding histidinol dehydrogenase, whose amino-acid sequence MLRLSTRDPGFEAAFGRLVRERRESDDDVARDVALILAQVRSRGDEALVDYTRRFDSHVLGDEASWRIEPAACRDAFDTLKPELRAALELAAERIRTYHEAQKPEDRDYTDDAGVRLGAKWLPVDAAGLYVPGGRAAYPSSLLMNAIPAKVAGVERLVVVTPTPKGVVNPLVLAAAYLAGVDEVWRVGGAQAISALAYGTKRIRPVDVVTGPGNAWVAEAKRQLFGVVGIDMVAGPSEILVIADGRNNPEWIAADLLSQAEHDPSSQSILITDDPLFADTVADRVGVEIAMLQTARVADQSWQKHGVIIEVESLDEAPALANALAAEHVEIATEDPEALFSRIRHAGSVFLGRHTPEAVGDYVAGPNHVLPTGRRARFASGLSVLDFMKRTSFIQLDERALAAIGPAAIALAEAEGLPAHARSIETRLGI is encoded by the coding sequence ATGCTGCGCCTGTCTACCCGCGATCCCGGCTTCGAAGCCGCGTTCGGTCGCCTCGTGCGTGAGCGGCGCGAGAGCGACGATGATGTCGCGCGCGATGTCGCCCTGATCCTGGCGCAAGTGCGCAGCCGTGGCGACGAGGCTCTCGTCGACTACACGCGCCGGTTCGACAGCCATGTCCTGGGCGATGAGGCATCCTGGCGGATCGAGCCTGCCGCCTGCCGCGATGCCTTCGACACGCTGAAGCCAGAACTGCGCGCAGCACTCGAACTCGCTGCCGAGCGCATCCGGACCTACCACGAGGCACAGAAGCCCGAAGATCGGGACTACACGGACGATGCCGGGGTGCGGCTAGGCGCCAAGTGGCTGCCGGTCGATGCAGCCGGTCTGTATGTTCCTGGCGGACGCGCGGCTTACCCCTCCTCGCTGCTGATGAACGCCATCCCGGCCAAGGTTGCGGGTGTCGAGCGCCTGGTGGTCGTGACGCCAACACCCAAGGGCGTGGTCAACCCGCTCGTCCTCGCCGCCGCTTATCTGGCGGGCGTGGATGAAGTCTGGCGCGTCGGTGGCGCGCAGGCGATCAGCGCGCTGGCTTATGGTACGAAGCGCATTCGGCCCGTCGATGTCGTGACCGGACCGGGTAACGCCTGGGTCGCTGAAGCCAAGCGCCAGCTCTTCGGCGTGGTCGGCATCGACATGGTCGCCGGGCCCAGCGAGATCCTGGTGATCGCTGATGGGCGCAACAATCCCGAGTGGATCGCCGCCGACCTGCTCAGTCAGGCCGAGCACGACCCTTCCTCGCAGTCGATCCTCATCACCGACGATCCGCTGTTTGCCGACACTGTTGCCGACCGTGTAGGGGTCGAGATCGCCATGTTGCAGACCGCGCGCGTGGCCGACCAGAGCTGGCAGAAGCACGGCGTTATCATCGAGGTCGAAAGCCTCGACGAAGCGCCTGCGCTAGCCAATGCTCTGGCAGCCGAGCACGTCGAGATCGCCACGGAAGACCCTGAGGCGCTGTTCTCCCGTATCCGCCACGCCGGTAGCGTGTTCCTGGGCCGCCACACGCCGGAAGCGGTGGGCGACTACGTCGCAGGTCCCAACCACGTGCTGCCGACCGGACGCCGGGCGCGTTTCGCGTCGGGCTTGTCGGTGCTCGACTTCATGAAGCGCACCAGCTTCATCCAACTGGACGAGCGCGCGCTCGCCGCCATTGGGCCTGCCGCCATCGCGCTTGCCGAGGCCGAAGGCCTGCCGGCCCATGCGCGCTCGATCGAAACGAGACTGGGGATATGA
- the hisG gene encoding ATP phosphoribosyltransferase: MPAPLIFAVPKGRILDEALPLMARAGVVPEAEFHDKKSRALSFACEDAQMRLIRVRAFDVATFVAHGAAQAGIVGSDVVEEFAYPDLYAPVDLDIGHCRLSVAEPEGQAAGAMPSHLRVASKYPSLTRRHYERLGIQAEVVKLNGAMELAPSLGLASRIVDLVSTGRTLHENGLVETSRILDISARLIVNRAALKTDERVGALVERFRALVSEREAA, from the coding sequence ATGCCTGCTCCGCTGATCTTTGCCGTGCCGAAGGGCCGCATCCTTGACGAGGCGCTGCCGCTGATGGCGCGTGCCGGAGTGGTGCCCGAAGCCGAATTCCATGACAAGAAGTCTCGCGCGCTGTCGTTTGCGTGCGAGGATGCGCAGATGCGGCTGATCCGCGTGCGCGCTTTCGACGTCGCCACTTTCGTCGCGCATGGTGCCGCGCAGGCGGGGATCGTCGGATCAGATGTTGTCGAAGAGTTCGCCTACCCCGATCTTTATGCGCCCGTGGATCTCGACATCGGCCACTGCCGCCTCTCAGTTGCCGAGCCGGAGGGCCAAGCGGCCGGTGCGATGCCTTCGCACTTGCGCGTCGCGAGCAAGTACCCGAGCCTTACCCGTCGCCACTACGAGCGCCTGGGCATCCAGGCCGAAGTCGTGAAGCTTAACGGCGCCATGGAATTGGCACCCAGCCTGGGTCTGGCAAGCCGCATCGTCGACCTGGTCTCGACGGGGCGCACGCTGCACGAGAACGGCCTGGTTGAGACAAGCCGCATCCTCGACATTTCGGCGCGTCTTATCGTCAACCGCGCGGCGCTCAAGACCGATGAGCGCGTAGGTGCATTGGTGGAACGGTTCCGTGCCCTCGTCAGCGAGCGCGAGGCCGCCTGA
- a CDS encoding DUF2332 domain-containing protein has translation MDAGTSFDGDVQNAFDNQLEYCKRNDAPITARIVRALRDALAADEGAPFLNRIRDWQGVALADGLPLRAAGALHGLHMSGRAPELDAIYAGEPADDVTIVRAVAKAHSDWLLPWLEGPPQTNEAGRSSGFAAGMLWLADQGLPIRFEPFEIGSSAGINLMMDRFAWGLGGVHVGAREPLLSFTPEWRGPPPPQHALSIATPVGCDVAPVDLTSAEQALRLKAYIWPEHTERFARLEAAIAEAAVHPPLLTRMHAADFVEQHLASPQAEGTTRVLVHSIVWQYLPANEKERITAAMEAAGARATQDRALAWIALEADRVAMAHGLQVRSWPGDGKAHRLAAAHAHGAWLEWLGA, from the coding sequence ATGGACGCCGGTACCAGCTTCGATGGAGATGTGCAGAACGCTTTCGACAACCAGCTCGAGTACTGCAAGCGCAACGACGCCCCCATCACCGCGCGGATCGTACGCGCGCTGCGCGACGCCCTGGCTGCGGACGAAGGCGCGCCATTCCTGAACCGGATCCGCGACTGGCAAGGCGTGGCCCTTGCCGATGGCCTGCCGTTGCGAGCGGCGGGAGCACTGCACGGGCTGCACATGAGCGGCCGGGCTCCTGAGCTTGATGCGATATACGCCGGCGAACCGGCTGACGACGTCACCATCGTTCGCGCTGTCGCGAAGGCTCACTCGGACTGGCTGCTGCCGTGGCTGGAAGGGCCGCCACAGACCAACGAGGCAGGGCGCTCGTCGGGCTTTGCGGCCGGTATGCTATGGCTTGCGGATCAGGGCCTGCCCATCCGTTTCGAGCCCTTCGAGATCGGCTCCAGCGCCGGGATCAATTTGATGATGGATCGTTTCGCCTGGGGCCTGGGCGGTGTGCATGTCGGCGCGCGCGAGCCGCTGCTGTCGTTCACGCCCGAGTGGCGTGGTCCACCGCCGCCGCAGCATGCGCTCTCGATCGCGACGCCAGTTGGGTGCGACGTCGCGCCGGTTGATCTTACCAGCGCTGAACAGGCCTTGCGGCTCAAGGCCTACATTTGGCCGGAGCACACGGAGCGGTTCGCTCGGCTTGAAGCCGCCATCGCCGAAGCGGCGGTTCACCCCCCGCTGTTGACGCGTATGCACGCGGCCGATTTCGTGGAGCAGCACCTCGCGAGCCCGCAGGCCGAGGGGACGACGCGCGTGCTTGTCCACTCCATCGTGTGGCAGTACCTGCCAGCGAACGAGAAGGAGCGCATCACTGCAGCCATGGAAGCTGCGGGCGCGCGAGCGACGCAAGACCGAGCACTCGCCTGGATCGCGCTGGAAGCGGACCGCGTGGCGATGGCTCACGGATTGCAGGTGCGCTCCTGGCCCGGCGACGGCAAGGCTCACCGCCTAGCCGCCGCGCACGCACACGGTGCCTGGCTGGAGTGGCTGGGGGCTTAG
- a CDS encoding BolA family protein, whose translation MTGPIAQEMRRLLTDAFAPTYLDVANDSARHHGHAGDDGSGESHFTVEIESAHFTGQSRLQRQRMVNAALGDIPGQRVHALALRLRAPGES comes from the coding sequence ATGACCGGACCGATTGCTCAGGAAATGCGACGGCTTTTGACCGACGCCTTCGCCCCCACCTACCTCGATGTCGCCAACGACAGCGCACGGCATCACGGCCATGCCGGCGATGACGGCAGCGGCGAATCGCACTTCACCGTCGAGATCGAAAGTGCCCACTTCACCGGCCAGTCGCGCTTGCAGCGGCAGCGGATGGTCAATGCGGCACTGGGCGACATTCCGGGCCAGCGCGTCCATGCCCTCGCCTTGCGGCTGCGGGCGCCTGGCGAGAGCTAA
- a CDS encoding J domain-containing protein, with protein sequence MSRDRFHGRFEATGRECNWPGCDDAGEFRAPGGRPSGFDGPGDYRWFCLEHVRQFNSGYDYFDGMSSEEIFEAQSPLHGWAGATRAFRPDAGVDDVPRWADFSDPLEAIGARARAHVRERREQMRAEASGFNPAEQRALNTLGLALDADRKGLRRRYTELVRRFHPDHNGGDRSHEGRLQQVVDAYQLLRRAAAFA encoded by the coding sequence GTGAGCAGGGACAGATTTCACGGAAGATTCGAGGCCACGGGGCGCGAGTGCAACTGGCCAGGGTGCGATGATGCAGGCGAGTTTCGCGCGCCCGGCGGTCGGCCTTCAGGGTTCGACGGGCCGGGTGACTACCGCTGGTTTTGCCTGGAGCACGTGCGCCAGTTCAACTCCGGCTACGATTACTTCGACGGGATGAGCTCGGAGGAGATCTTCGAGGCGCAGTCGCCGCTGCATGGCTGGGCAGGCGCAACGCGCGCGTTCCGGCCCGACGCCGGAGTGGATGACGTGCCGCGCTGGGCCGACTTCTCCGATCCTCTGGAGGCGATCGGCGCCAGGGCTCGCGCGCATGTACGTGAGCGGCGCGAGCAGATGCGCGCAGAGGCGAGCGGCTTCAATCCGGCCGAGCAGCGCGCGCTGAACACCTTGGGCTTGGCGCTCGACGCCGACCGCAAGGGGCTGCGGCGGCGCTATACGGAACTGGTCCGACGCTTCCACCCCGATCACAACGGCGGCGACCGGTCGCACGAAGGCCGCCTGCAGCAGGTGGTCGATGCCTACCAGTTGCTACGGCGTGCGGCCGCGTTCGCTTAA
- a CDS encoding RcnB family protein: protein MARTFIKRYATSVGALAVVMMALAAPTIASAQDQGQSQGQGQRGGRGDGRGGQGWQNRGDRVKARPQGQGERQWQQRPQAQAQAPAVAQQHAPSAPAARQQGWNGNRNGGWRGEGQQAARGNRNGPDTRGWTPQQWEAYRGAVLEGRDTDAFRNGDNRGGNRQVQREERRDQAQWQGRRDDNRRDARARWQNDRQGNYGRESWRNNGQWRGDNGNWRGGDNRAWDRGWRSNNRYDWSSYRSRNRSVFQAGRYYSPYQNYSYRRVGIGLSLGSLFYGSRYWIDDPYAYRLPEVYGPYRWVRYYDDVLLVDTYTGEVVDAIYDFFW, encoded by the coding sequence ATGGCAAGGACATTCATCAAGAGATATGCCACCAGTGTCGGTGCGCTCGCCGTCGTGATGATGGCGCTGGCCGCACCGACGATTGCATCGGCACAGGATCAGGGCCAAAGCCAGGGTCAAGGTCAACGCGGCGGACGTGGCGACGGTCGCGGCGGCCAAGGCTGGCAGAACCGCGGCGATCGCGTGAAAGCGCGGCCGCAAGGTCAGGGTGAGCGTCAGTGGCAACAACGCCCCCAAGCGCAAGCTCAGGCGCCTGCCGTGGCGCAGCAGCACGCCCCAAGTGCGCCCGCGGCTCGTCAGCAGGGCTGGAACGGCAATCGCAATGGTGGTTGGCGCGGCGAAGGACAGCAGGCCGCACGTGGCAACCGCAATGGCCCCGATACCCGTGGCTGGACCCCGCAACAATGGGAAGCTTACCGCGGTGCAGTGCTCGAGGGCCGGGACACCGATGCCTTCCGCAATGGGGATAATCGTGGCGGCAATAGGCAGGTCCAGCGTGAGGAGCGCCGGGACCAGGCGCAGTGGCAGGGTCGCCGCGATGACAACCGACGTGACGCTCGGGCTCGCTGGCAGAACGATCGCCAGGGCAACTATGGTCGCGAATCCTGGCGCAACAATGGTCAGTGGCGCGGCGACAACGGCAACTGGCGGGGCGGTGACAATCGCGCTTGGGATCGTGGCTGGCGCAGCAACAACCGGTACGATTGGTCGTCCTACCGCTCGCGTAATCGCAGCGTGTTCCAGGCGGGACGCTATTACTCGCCCTATCAGAACTACAGCTATCGCCGTGTCGGCATAGGCCTGTCGCTCGGCTCGCTGTTCTATGGCTCGCGCTATTGGATCGACGATCCCTACGCGTACCGCCTGCCGGAGGTCTATGGACCCTATCGCTGGGTCCGGTACTATGACGATGTGCTGCTCGTCGACACGTACACAGGCGAAGTGGTCGACGCGATCTACGACTTCTTCTGGTAA
- the ettA gene encoding energy-dependent translational throttle protein EttA — protein MAAQYAYVMKGMTKTFPGAQKPVLSNINLQFYQGSKIGIVGPNGAGKSTLIKIMAGIDTDITGEAWAGENITVGYLEQEPELDASKTVLENVKDGARDVADLVDRFNEISNLMADPPEDADFDALMEEMGTLQEKIDAVDGWSLDSQLELAMEALRCPPGDWPVTSLSGGEKRRVALTRLLIQKPSILLLDEPTNHLDAESVEWLENHLKEYAGAVLMITHDRYFLDNVVSWILELDRGKYFPYEGNYSTYLEKKAKRLAQEEREESGRSKALREELEWIRQTPAARQTKSKARIRKFEQLQEAQNNRKPGKAQIVIQVPERLGGKVIEAKGVTKAYGDKLLFENLSFMLPPGGIVGVIGPNGAGKSTLFKLITGKEQPDEGEIDIGSTVHLGFVDQSRDHLDPAKNVWEEVSDGLDYMKVNGHDMSTRAYVGAFNFKGADQQKNVGKLSGGERNRVHMAKMLKEGGNVLLLDEPTNDLDVETLAALEDAIENFAGCAVVISHDRFFLDRLATHILAFEGNSHVEWFEGNFAAYEEDKRRRLGDAADRPTALAYKKLTR, from the coding sequence ATGGCCGCCCAGTACGCCTACGTCATGAAGGGCATGACTAAGACCTTCCCCGGTGCGCAAAAGCCGGTGCTCTCGAACATCAATCTGCAGTTCTATCAAGGCTCCAAGATTGGCATCGTCGGCCCGAACGGCGCCGGCAAGTCGACGCTGATCAAGATCATGGCCGGCATCGACACCGATATCACCGGCGAAGCCTGGGCCGGTGAGAACATCACGGTCGGCTACCTTGAGCAGGAGCCCGAGCTAGACGCCAGCAAGACCGTGCTTGAGAACGTCAAGGACGGTGCGCGCGACGTCGCCGACCTGGTTGATCGTTTCAACGAGATCTCCAACCTCATGGCCGACCCCCCGGAGGACGCGGACTTCGATGCGCTCATGGAAGAAATGGGCACGCTGCAGGAGAAGATCGACGCGGTCGATGGCTGGTCGCTCGACAGCCAGCTCGAACTGGCGATGGAAGCGCTGCGCTGCCCTCCCGGCGACTGGCCGGTGACCAGCCTGTCGGGCGGTGAAAAGCGCCGTGTCGCCCTCACCCGCCTGCTGATCCAGAAGCCGTCGATCCTGCTGCTCGACGAGCCCACCAACCACCTCGACGCGGAAAGCGTGGAGTGGCTGGAGAACCACCTCAAGGAATACGCCGGGGCGGTGCTGATGATCACCCACGACCGCTACTTCCTCGACAACGTGGTCAGCTGGATCCTGGAGCTCGATCGCGGCAAGTACTTCCCTTACGAGGGCAACTACTCGACTTACCTGGAGAAGAAGGCCAAGCGCCTCGCCCAGGAAGAGCGCGAAGAGAGCGGCCGCTCCAAGGCCCTGCGCGAAGAGCTCGAGTGGATCCGGCAGACGCCGGCCGCGCGCCAGACCAAGTCCAAGGCGCGTATCCGCAAGTTTGAGCAGCTTCAAGAAGCGCAGAACAACCGCAAGCCAGGCAAGGCGCAGATCGTGATCCAGGTGCCCGAGCGCCTGGGCGGCAAGGTGATCGAGGCCAAGGGCGTTACCAAGGCCTATGGCGACAAGCTGCTGTTCGAGAACCTGTCGTTCATGCTGCCGCCCGGCGGCATCGTCGGCGTGATCGGGCCGAATGGCGCGGGCAAGTCGACCCTATTCAAGCTGATCACCGGCAAGGAGCAGCCGGATGAGGGCGAGATCGACATCGGCAGCACCGTGCACCTCGGCTTCGTCGATCAAAGCCGCGACCACCTCGATCCGGCGAAGAACGTCTGGGAAGAAGTCTCGGACGGGCTCGACTACATGAAGGTCAACGGCCACGACATGTCGACGCGCGCTTACGTCGGCGCGTTCAACTTCAAGGGCGCGGACCAGCAGAAGAACGTCGGCAAGCTGTCGGGCGGTGAGCGCAACCGCGTTCACATGGCCAAGATGCTGAAGGAGGGTGGCAACGTCCTCCTGCTCGACGAGCCGACCAACGATCTCGACGTTGAGACGCTGGCCGCGCTGGAAGATGCGATCGAGAACTTCGCCGGTTGCGCCGTGGTCATCAGCCACGATCGCTTCTTCCTCGACCGTCTCGCCACGCACATCCTGGCGTTCGAGGGTAACAGCCATGTCGAGTGGTTCGAGGGCAACTTCGCGGCCTACGAAGAGGACAAGCGCCGTCGCCTTGGTGATGCGGCAGACCGTCCAACCGCGCTCGCTTACAAGAAGTTGACTCGCTAA
- a CDS encoding MarR family transcriptional regulator, whose protein sequence is MGISQQVMRNRAKAMRLIGIANELLAMARELEMTNHDDGSPSTGGGAPNATPTAGQDHPVWVELARQTYDDRRRRNKIFQSDELFGEPAWDIMLDLFIAAKERRRVSVTSACIGSAVPSTTALRWISILERQGFLSREADPGDARRVYVRLSPRGYEAMLEYFSASSRSVVLLDEGAPDVAKRR, encoded by the coding sequence ATGGGAATATCGCAACAGGTTATGCGAAATCGCGCGAAGGCCATGCGCCTGATCGGGATCGCGAACGAACTCCTTGCCATGGCACGCGAACTCGAGATGACGAACCATGACGATGGCTCGCCTTCAACTGGTGGTGGCGCGCCAAATGCCACGCCCACGGCCGGTCAGGACCACCCCGTATGGGTCGAACTCGCGCGTCAGACGTACGACGATCGACGGCGGCGCAACAAGATATTCCAATCGGACGAATTGTTCGGTGAGCCGGCCTGGGACATCATGCTGGACCTTTTCATCGCGGCCAAGGAACGGCGCAGGGTGTCAGTGACCAGCGCCTGCATCGGTTCTGCGGTCCCGTCGACCACGGCGCTGCGCTGGATATCGATCCTGGAACGCCAGGGCTTTCTCAGCCGCGAGGCCGACCCCGGGGACGCGCGGCGCGTCTACGTTCGACTGAGCCCGCGTGGGTACGAGGCCATGCTCGAGTACTTCTCGGCGTCGAGCCGATCCGTCGTCCTGCTCGACGAGGGTGCGCCTGACGTCGCCAAGCGGCGCTGA
- a CDS encoding aldo/keto reductase has product MASNGSVDHPSIAGIRLVLGGNVFGWTIDQDQSFAVLDAFYEAGGRMIDTAEGYSSWVPGNKGGESETIIGAWMESRGNRSEMRIGTKTGMGGPPGALQPEAVASALEGSLERLRTDYVDLYYIHRDDRVTPLDQVVTAFDVPFRAGKVRELGVSNYEPVRLTQLNAAASARGAQPFTVAQPLYNLVARDSYEGALQDLCVAQGIAVLPYYGLAAGFLSGKYERAAQWQDNARASSLDDAAANGGWEILDTLRSIAAEIGAKPSQVALAWVNAQPGIAAPLASSTSPEQLGELVGATAINLSPAQLAQLSERNTALGLQQR; this is encoded by the coding sequence GTGGCTAGCAACGGTTCGGTCGATCATCCTTCCATCGCCGGCATCCGCCTGGTTCTGGGCGGCAACGTGTTCGGATGGACGATCGACCAGGACCAGAGCTTTGCCGTGCTGGACGCCTTCTACGAGGCGGGCGGGCGCATGATCGACACCGCGGAAGGCTACTCTTCCTGGGTGCCCGGCAACAAGGGCGGCGAGTCCGAGACCATAATCGGCGCCTGGATGGAGAGCCGCGGCAATCGGTCGGAGATGCGGATCGGTACCAAGACCGGCATGGGCGGTCCTCCCGGTGCGCTCCAGCCCGAGGCGGTTGCGTCTGCGCTTGAAGGTTCGCTGGAGCGGCTGCGGACCGACTATGTCGACCTCTACTACATTCACCGCGACGATCGCGTCACGCCGCTCGACCAAGTCGTCACCGCCTTCGACGTGCCGTTCCGCGCCGGCAAAGTGCGGGAACTCGGTGTTTCGAATTACGAGCCCGTGCGTTTGACGCAGCTTAACGCGGCCGCATCCGCACGCGGCGCCCAGCCCTTCACGGTCGCGCAACCGCTCTACAATCTCGTTGCGCGCGATAGCTACGAAGGCGCTTTGCAGGACCTTTGCGTTGCGCAAGGCATTGCGGTCTTGCCGTATTATGGTCTCGCGGCCGGTTTCCTGAGCGGCAAGTACGAGCGCGCAGCACAGTGGCAGGACAACGCGCGCGCCAGTTCACTCGATGATGCCGCGGCGAATGGCGGATGGGAAATTCTCGATACCTTGCGGTCGATAGCCGCAGAGATCGGCGCAAAGCCGTCGCAGGTCGCGCTCGCGTGGGTGAACGCGCAGCCCGGCATCGCCGCTCCGCTCGCCAGTTCGACGTCTCCAGAGCAATTGGGCGAACTGGTGGGCGCAACGGCAATTAACCTCAGTCCTGCGCAGCTCGCGCAACTAAGCGAGCGAAATACCGCACTTGGCTTGCAGCAAAGATAG
- the ribH gene encoding 6,7-dimethyl-8-ribityllumazine synthase, with product MAKFLIVEARFYDHLNDMLVEGARAALKAAGHKSETITVPGALEIPAAIALAEASGDYDGFVAIGVVIRGETYHFEIVAGESARGIMAMTMDGLAIGNGILTVENEAQALVRADPAQKDKGGEAAKAAIALLELKERFGG from the coding sequence ATGGCTAAGTTCCTCATCGTCGAGGCGCGTTTTTACGATCACCTCAACGACATGCTTGTTGAGGGTGCGCGCGCCGCGCTCAAGGCGGCGGGTCACAAGAGCGAGACGATCACCGTGCCCGGCGCGTTGGAAATCCCGGCCGCCATCGCCCTTGCCGAAGCATCCGGCGACTACGACGGCTTTGTCGCCATCGGTGTCGTGATCCGAGGCGAGACCTACCACTTCGAGATCGTCGCTGGCGAGAGCGCGCGCGGCATCATGGCCATGACCATGGACGGCCTTGCCATCGGCAATGGCATCCTTACGGTCGAGAACGAGGCACAGGCGCTGGTGCGCGCCGACCCCGCGCAGAAGGATAAGGGCGGTGAGGCTGCCAAGGCGGCGATCGCTCTGCTGGAACTGAAGGAACGATTTGGTGGCTAG
- the ribB gene encoding 3,4-dihydroxy-2-butanone-4-phosphate synthase — translation MATDLIEKVRKLVTDGGMSRSGLARAAGLHANTLRDLTESDWNPTADTLNKLERVLFANDERPVLVPIEEIIDEARNGRMFILVDDEDRENEGDLVIPAQMATPAAVNFMATHGRGLICLSLTSERCDLLGLEAMSPKNGTRHETAFTVSIEAREGVTTGISAGDRARTISVAIDGTKGADDLVTPGHVFPLRARPGGVLVRAGHTEAAVDISRLAGLNPSGVICEIMRDDGTMARMDDLVSFARMHDLKIGTIRDLIAYRRRHDRMIEKKADLTFESKFGGHWTARTYYNKATGDETMALVKGRIDPTKPTLVRMHTLSIFADILGETHGARGDLLHRSMEIIGEAGTGVIVLINRPMGTLMSRTFDIKQRVRAGEEPDLNELRDYGVGAQILAELGVHDMVLLTNTHHSLVALEGYGINIVGEHAIDGAGDEHNG, via the coding sequence ATGGCTACCGACCTTATCGAGAAAGTCCGCAAGCTGGTGACCGACGGCGGCATGAGCCGCTCGGGTCTCGCTCGTGCTGCCGGTCTCCACGCCAATACCCTGCGCGACCTGACCGAGTCCGACTGGAACCCCACCGCCGACACGCTCAACAAGTTGGAGCGCGTCCTCTTCGCCAACGACGAACGCCCCGTCCTGGTGCCCATCGAGGAGATCATCGACGAGGCTCGCAATGGCCGCATGTTCATCCTGGTCGATGACGAGGATCGCGAAAACGAGGGCGACCTCGTCATCCCTGCGCAAATGGCGACGCCTGCTGCGGTCAACTTCATGGCTACGCATGGCCGCGGCCTGATCTGCCTGTCGCTGACGTCCGAGCGCTGCGATCTCCTCGGCCTCGAAGCCATGAGCCCCAAGAACGGCACGCGGCACGAGACAGCCTTCACCGTCTCGATCGAAGCACGCGAAGGCGTCACCACCGGCATTTCCGCGGGCGACCGCGCTCGCACCATCTCGGTCGCGATCGACGGCACCAAAGGCGCCGATGACCTCGTCACTCCCGGTCACGTGTTCCCTCTGCGCGCGCGTCCCGGCGGCGTCCTGGTCCGCGCGGGCCACACCGAAGCTGCCGTCGACATCTCGCGCCTGGCAGGTCTCAACCCCTCGGGCGTGATCTGCGAGATCATGCGCGACGACGGTACCATGGCGCGCATGGACGACCTCGTCAGCTTCGCCCGCATGCACGACCTCAAGATCGGCACCATCCGCGATCTCATCGCCTATCGCCGACGTCACGATCGCATGATCGAGAAGAAGGCGGACCTTACGTTCGAAAGCAAGTTCGGCGGCCACTGGACCGCCCGCACTTACTACAACAAGGCCACCGGCGACGAAACCATGGCTCTGGTCAAGGGGCGGATTGATCCGACTAAGCCAACCCTCGTGCGCATGCACACCCTCTCGATCTTCGCCGACATCCTGGGCGAGACGCATGGCGCGCGCGGCGATCTGCTGCATCGTTCGATGGAGATCATCGGTGAGGCCGGGACAGGCGTCATCGTCCTCATCAACCGGCCAATGGGTACCCTGATGTCGCGCACCTTCGACATCAAGCAGCGCGTTCGTGCTGGCGAGGAGCCGGACCTGAACGAGCTGCGTGACTATGGCGTCGGCGCTCAGATACTTGCCGAACTGGGCGTGCACGACATGGTGCTGCTGACCAACACACACCATTCGCTCGTGGCCTTGGAAGGCTATGGTATCAACATCGTCGGCGAGCATGCGATCGACGGCGCCGGAGACGAACACAATGGCTAA